A stretch of Pseudomonas sp. 7SR1 DNA encodes these proteins:
- a CDS encoding DUF4280 domain-containing protein, producing the protein MGCPQVCATATLQCSFGAAPAVLNVLPVNRLLTGGMPAANIMDHIPLVNITTFGMCMSLANPTVAAATAAALGVLTPMPCIPATATPWIPGGAPTLLLGNMPAIDANSTLMCTWAGVIKIVVPGQVQMLIP; encoded by the coding sequence ATGGGATGTCCGCAAGTCTGTGCGACCGCAACCCTGCAATGCAGCTTCGGCGCAGCCCCGGCGGTGCTCAATGTGCTGCCGGTCAATCGCCTGCTGACCGGCGGGATGCCGGCGGCCAATATCATGGACCACATCCCGCTGGTGAATATCACCACGTTTGGCATGTGCATGAGCCTGGCGAACCCGACCGTGGCCGCCGCCACCGCGGCGGCACTCGGCGTACTGACCCCCATGCCGTGCATTCCCGCCACTGCCACCCCGTGGATCCCTGGCGGCGCCCCGACCCTGTTGCTGGGCAACATGCCGGCCATCGATGCCAATAGCACCTTGATGTGCACCTGGGCCGGGGTGATCAAGATCGTTGTACCAGGGCAGGTGCAGATGTTGATTCCCTGA